In one window of Gorilla gorilla gorilla isolate KB3781 chromosome 2, NHGRI_mGorGor1-v2.1_pri, whole genome shotgun sequence DNA:
- the LOC101132384 gene encoding ubiquilin-4-like: MAEPSGAETWPPIRVTVKTPKDKEEIVICDRALVKEFKEEISRRFKAQQDQLVVIFAGKILKDGDTLNQHGIKDGLTVHLVIKTPQKAQDPAAATSSSPSTPDPASAPSTTPASPATPAQPSTSGSASSDAGSGSRRSSGGGPSPGAGEGSPSATASILSGFGGILGLGSLGLGSANFMELQQQMQRQLMSNPEMLSQIMENPLVQDMMSNPELMRHMIMANPQMQQLMERNPEISHMLNNPELMRQTMELARNPAMMQEMMRNQDWALSNLESIPGGYNALRRMYTDIQEPMFSAAREEFGNNPFSSLAGNSDSSSSQPLWTENRELLPNPWSPSPPTSQAPGSGGEGTGGSGTSQVHPTVSNPFGINAASLGSGMFNSPEMQALLQQISENPQLMQNVISASYMRSMMQTLAQNPDFAAQMMVNVPLFAGNPQLPEQLRLQLPVFLQQMQNPESLFILTNPRAMQALLQIQQGLQTLQTEAPGCSFGMSRTPAPSAGSNAGSTPEAPTSSPATPATSSPTGASSTQQQLMQQMIQLLAGSGNSQVQTPEVRFQQQLEQLNSMGFIYREANLQALIATGGDINAAIERLLGSQLS; this comes from the coding sequence ATGGCAGAGCCGAGCGGGGCCGAGACGTGGCCCCCCATTCGGGTCACCGTCAAGACCCCCAAGGACAAGGAGGAAATTGTGATCTGCGATCGAGCCTTGGTCAAGGAGTTCAAAGAGGAAATCTCCCGGAGGTTTAAGGCTCAGCAGGATCAGCTGGTCGTGATCTTCGCAGGCAAGATCCTCAAGGATGGGGACACACTGAACCAGCACGGAATCAAGGACGGGCTCACTGTCCATCTGGTCATCAAGACCCCTCAGAAGGCTCAAGATCCAGCTGCTGCCACTTCTTCTTCCCCCTCCACACCTGACCCTGCCTCAgcaccctccaccacgcctgCTTCACCCGCCACCCCTGCCCAGCCCTCCACCTCTGGCAGTGCCTCTTCGGATGCTGGCAGTGGAAGCCGGAGGAGCAGTGGTGGGGGGCCCtctccaggggctggggagggatccCCCAGTGCTACTGCGTCCATACTCTCTGGCTTTGGGGGCATCCTGGGGCTGGGCAGCCTGGGCCTGGGCTCTGCCAACTTCATGGAGCTGCAGCAGCAGATGCAGAGGCAGCTGATGTCCAATCCTGAGATGCTGTCGCAGATCATGGAGAACCCCCTGGTCCAGGATATGATGTCTAACCCTGAACTGATGCGTCACATGATTATGGCCAACCCCCAGATGCAGCAGTTGATGGAGCGGAACCCTGAGATCAGCCACATGCTCAATAACCCTGAACTCATGAGGCAGACAATGGAGCTTGCTCGGAATCCAGCCATGATGCAAGAGATGATGCGGAACCAGGACTGGGCCCTGAGCAACCTTGAGAGCATCCCTGGAGGGTATAATGCCCTCCGCCGCATGTACACGGACATCCAGGAGCCCATGTTCAGTGCTGCCCGGGAAGAGTTTGGCAACAATCCCTTCTCTTCCCTGGCCGGGAACTCCGACAGCTCATCCTCCCAGCCTCTGTGGACTGAGAATCGAGAGCTCCTCCCTAACCCCTGGAGCCCctcgccccccacctcccaggccccCGGGTCCGGTGGGGAGGGCACCGGAGGATCGGGGACCAGCCAGGTGCACCCGACGGTCTCGAACCCCTTTGGGATCAATGCGGCTAGCCTGGGGTCAGGGATGTTCAATAGCCCAGAAATGCAAGCCCTCCTCCAGCAGATCTCTGAGAACCCCCAGCTGATGCAGAATGTGATCTCAGCATCCTACATGCGCAGCATGATGCAGACACTTGCCCAGAACCCCGACTTTGCTGCTCAGATGATGGTGAATGTGCCGCTCTTCGCGGGGAACCCCCAACTGCCGGAGCAGCTCCGCCTGCAGCTCCCAGTCTTCCTGCAGCAGATGCAGAACCCAGAGTCACTCTTCATCCTTACCAATCCCCGAGCCATGCAGGCATTGCTGCAGATCCAGCAGGGACTACAGACCTTGCAGACCGAGGCCCCTGGGTGCTCCTTTGGGATGTCCCGGACCCCAGCACCCTCAGCAGGCAGCAACGCAGGGTCTACGCCCGAGGCCCCCACTTCCTCACCAGCCACGCCAGCCACATCTTCTCCAACAGGGGCTTCCAGCACCCAGCAGCAACTCATGCAGCAGATGATCCAGCTTTTGGCCGGAAGTGGAAACTCACAGGTGCAGACGCCAGAAGTGAGATTTCAGCAGCAGCTGGAGCAGCTCAACTCCATGGGCTTCATCTATCGTGAGGCCAACCTGCAGGCCCTGATTGCCACAGGAGGGGACATCAACGCAGCTATCGAGAGACTGCTGGGCTCCCAGCTCTCCTAA